CGAGGCGCTTTCGCCCGAGTATGTGTGGAAATTGATGTTTTACAGCCTCCCATTCAGCAGGTTTGGGTTGGTTGGGGTGATCACACACAGGCTATTGATGTCATTTATGAGAAGATCCCCGCATATTGCATTGACTGCAAGATGCTGGGACATTCAGTTACCGTGTGTTATTCTCACGGGAAGAATCCTAGGCCGTCGAGCCCTAAACCCGTTTTTCAAAAATCTCAAGATCCAGTTCCTCCCAAAGCACAAACACCCCAGGAGGGTGCTGTTCCTGTCTTTAATCCTGGACCACAGCCTCGGCTTCATTTAAATAGCGATGGCCCTAGACGTAGACGGAGGAGGCGGCCTGTGCACAGGGGTCCTCCTGCTGGAGCCCCCCCTACAGTTCCTGATGTTCCGCATCAAGTTACTTCCTCAAATGCCTTTGAGGTTTTGTCACCCTGGCATGATGAGGCTCAGCGTTGCGACGCTACTGAGTTGGTTGGTCTTAATCCTGATCTTGGATCCCACTTGGAGGTTGTGGGTGATGGTTTACTTGGAGATGCTCCTTTGGATCAGGCTCCTGTTGTTGATGTTGACCCGATTAGTTTGGGTCTGCCCATTGTTGACGCCTTACCTTCGGGTACGGCTTGTGTGTCTGTTCAGTCTTTggttcatcagtttgaggaggggggttttggcacttctgtTCAGTGCATGGAGAATCACAGCTGCCATTCGATTCCTTCCATTCCTTCTTCTCCAGATGTTTCCTCTCATCTTGAGGAACTTGTTGCTCAACAGGGGTCTCCTGTTTGTGAGCGGATTGTCGAGCGTATGTCTGCTGATGACCTCGACACGGGGTTTGATCGACATTCTGATTCTGGTGCTCAGGATACTGATATGTCGAACgtgaataaaaggaaaaaagaagcGTTGGGAGTTTCGTTTAAGCGGCGGCCGGGTGCTTCTGCTCATCGATCTCCATGAATTCCCTCATTTGGAATGTTCGGGGACTTCGGAGTTCGGAGTCCCAACAGCGGCTTCATGCTTATGTGAAGGCGCATCAGATTAAGATTTTGGCCATTTTGGAGCCGATGATCATGTTGGACcagagattcatgactcgccgttttggtttttctagagtcatttcgaatctttctGGTAATATTTGGGTTTTTTCATCCGCGGATGTGCAGACTgagtgtgtttttgatcatgctcagttcctgcACATCAAGGTGTCCGCCTCTTTTTTACCgactgaggtgttttgttcattTGTTTATGCCAGCTGCGGCTACGTTGAGCGCAGAGATCTTTGGTCTTCCCTTCTTCAGGTCAAGCCTGCTCTGGGTCCTTGGCTTGTTGGGGGTGATTTTAATGTAGTCAGAGATGCatctgagtgtttgggcacccgtggtggtaggcttctacccatggaggagttcaataCTTTCATTTTGGATTCTGGTCTGGTTGATGCCGGTTTTGAGGGCTCTTCGTTCAcctggacgaataagaccatttggaagcggttggacagggttatggtctccgttgattggggtgatcatttcagctccattcgTGTTGAACATCTTCCCCGTACTTTCTCTgaccactgtccgcttttggtcaccgctccggtttttgcccgtgggccgagctcgtttcgcttccagcgtatgtggcttcggcatcatggttttttgcagactgttcGGCTTAATTGGTTTCTGCCTTGTAGTTTGAGTGGTATGCCTCGCCTTTTTGCTAAGATTAAGCGCCTCAAACATCACCTCAAGTGGTggaatcaggatgtttttgggaacCTTTTCGATAAAATCATTGAGGCTGAGAGGGCTGTTCGGTCCGTTGAGGTTGTCTGTGAGGCTGATCCTTCTGAGTTGAATTGGACTTCTCTGTCTGAtcgcaatgaggatctggcccgtgtcaccgccatggaggcggatttttggagaCGGAAAGCTGCTTGCCACtggttagaggatggtgagaggaacaccaaactctttcacAACATGGTGAAGAAGAAAAGGGTGGCGAATAAGATTTTCCGCATCTGGGATAATGGGGTAtgcctgacgtctcctgagTTGATTCAGCAGTCGGGAGCCTCGTTTTTCCAGCATTTGCTTACTGGTGACCCCTCTGCGCTTGCgagtcctgatttttcgggctTCCCCTCCGTTATCTCTGCTGTGGAGAATGAGGGTATTGTTGTGACCCCTTCTTTGGAGGAGGTTCGTGCGACCGTCTTCTCCATACATCCTGATAGTGTGGCTGGGCCTGATGGCTTCTCCTCggcgttctttcagcattgtTGGGAGATTgttcatcaggatgtttttgatgcTGTCCTGGATTTTTTCAGGGGTTCTCCCCTCCCCCAGGGTTTTACCGCCACCACAATCACTCTGATCCCCAAAGTCGCGGGTGCTCATGCTTGGTCGGACTTCCGTCCGATTAGTCTGTGCAATGTCACTAATAAGATCATCTCTAAGCTGTTGTACTCTCGGCTGAGGGTTGTGGCGGAGAGACTTATTTCaccgaatcagagtggcttcgttCCGGGTCGGATGATCTCCGATAATATTCTCCTAgcccaggagctcactcacagtCTCACTCTCCCCACTCGTGGCGGTAATGTTATcctgaagttggatatggccaaggcctatgaCAGGGTCCAGTGGCCTTTCCTCTTCGAGGTTTTGAGACACTTTGGTTTCTCGGAGCGGGTTGTGGAGATGGTCTCGGCTTGCATatctcattgtcatttctccgtgaacatCAATGGCTCTCTCTCGGGGTTCTTTGGTTCCACTAGAGGCCTCAGACAGGGCGATCCCTTGTCCCCCATgcttttcattttgggggcggagTACCTATCGCGCGGCCTTGACCGCctctacctgcagcatcctgAGCTCAGGTACCGCTCTGGTTGTGATATCCTGATTTCCCATCTGGCTTAtgctgatgatgtcattatttttgccaatggtgggtctcgtAGTTTGCGGCGCCTTATGGGTTTACTGCATCATTATGAGAATTGTTCGGGTCAGCTGGTGAACGCTGTCAAAAGTTCTGTTATcttgcctccgaggtgctctgAGCGACTTCGCTCTCGGATTTTGCGCATCACCAGGTTTGCGGAGGGTCATTtgcccctcaagtacctcggagtCCCCTTGTTTAGGGGTAACCGAGTATGTTCCCTTTTTGAGCACCTCCTACAAtctgttcgtaggaagttagagggttgggagatcCGGACGCTCTCTCCGAGTAGCCGCATAACCCTTATCCGCAGTgtgctcctctccatgccgatttatctgtttcaggtggtACAGCCACCGcttgctgtcatggagaagcttgagcTGGTTTTCAACGCTTTTCTCTGGGGGTCGCGGACACTGGAGAAGAAATGGCACTGGGCCAAGTGGTCTCGAGCCTGTCTCCCAGTGATGGAGGGtggtcttggcttccgcagattgaaagatctggtGGATAGCTTTTCTATTAAGTTGTGGTTCCGGTTTCGGCAGGGCTCCTCTCTctgggcgagattccttttACGGAAGTATTGCCAGATGGATGCTCCTGCCTCTGTTCTCCCTCGTGGTTTAATATCCCCCACCTGGCGTCGTCTCCTACGGATCAGACCTCGCGCCGAGCCCGGCATTCGCTGGCGCGTTGGCCTTGGAGACGTGTCCTTTTGGGATGACATATGGTTTGGGGATACTGCTCTGTCCAGCCAGTGTGAGGTCCGTGGGGGCCGTGATGTTCGGGTTTTTCACTTTTTGTCTGAGGGGGCTTgggatttcgatcttctttgcgCTGTGGTTGCCCCTTCTGTTGCTGAGGCGATTACTTTGACCCCGATTGCCTTTGGCCAGCCTGATTTGGCGCTTTGGATTCACAGTTCTGACGGTGCTTTTTCGATTAGGTCTGCTTGGGAGCTTGTCCGATTGAGAGACCCTGTTTCTGATATCTTGACTCCTTGTTGGGGCCGTTGGTTGAGGCCCACGATGTCTTTttttctttggagattttggcatcagtggctcccgtTGGATGATATGCTCCAACGTCGTGGCTTTGAGTTGGCTTCTCGAtgccagtgttgtgatatgtcggAGACATTTACACATGTCTTCATTGATGGCCCGATAGCCCGTTATGTCTGGCATTTCTTTGGTGCCATATTTCGTGTCCGGATCCCCTGCACAGGGGATCTCAGGTTGTTCCTTAGCGCTTGGAAGAGAAATCTTCATTGGGCACCTGGGGGCCACGTCAAGGAGTTTCTGCCCTTCattgttttgtggtttctctggatGGCTCGTaatgatgcgaagcaccgtCAGTTGCGTATTTCTGGGGAGACTGTGaagtctcagattttgtcttatcTGCGTCTTGCCCATGCTGCTTTCATTGTTAAGCCCAAGCACTGGCTTGGTgcctttgaggcggcgagatcGCTGGGAATTTTTGTTGCCTTTCAGCGGACCCATAGGTTAGCGATTGTCCGGTGGCTCTGTCCACCACCTGGGTGCTTTAAGCTGAATGTTGATGGGAGTTCGAGGGGCAATCCTGGGGAGTCGTCTGTCGGTGGTGTTGTGCGTGATTCTTCTGGCAGGGTGGTGCTCTCCTTCAGCGAGTTTATCGGAGTCGGGACCAATGTCCGGGCggagctttgggcggtttggaggggcCTTCTTATCTGTTCCGATCTCGGTCTTTTTCCCCTTTGGGTTGAGACCGATTCTCAGATTTCTCTTCAGATCCTGCGTTCTCGTCGGTGTCATTGGGACCTTCATCATACAGTCACTCGGATTCTGTTTCTTTTGAGGGGGCGGGCGGTTCATTTTTCACATATTTTTCGGGAGGGaaattcggtggcggatgcgttggcggcgagggctcatACCATTAGGGTttataccttagagttaggtccttcactACCCAGACACATATCCATACTGACCCGCTCGGATATCTCCGGGCTTCCCTACCTTAGATACAGATGTTCTTAGCTATTTGCAGCCCCTTCCTTTATTTGGAtctatttctatatatatatatatttatatatatctatatgtattttttccttTGCAGGTACTGTCTCTTTGGAGtgctttgtttctttggatctGGGTGGACTCTCGCACCTTCTCCATTGCTGCTTTTATTTGGACCACCCTGTTCTCTGGCGGTCGCTctctgcaggcttctccttggCCGCCGCTCTCTATATTTTGTGTTCTCTTGCCGGGTTTTATGGTGGCTTTGGATGATCTCTCTCAGTGGTTTCTCTGGCCCAGAGCTCCATTCATGTCGGGATTTATATGTTCTCTGCTTTTGCTACGTGCATTGGTGGCTCTCCATGTTATCTCTTGGCTACCTCTTATATCAACGTTCCAGTCACGCTTGGATTTATGACGTTATGAGCTCCATACGTTTTCACCTTCTTCTGGGGATTTGAAGTTTCTCTTACTTCAGCTGGATTGCGGTACTCCATCTGTGCTTCTACTGTTTTGGCACAATGCTTCTCCAGCCGGATATTATTTTGATTGCGGGATCATTTACTGCAGACCGATCTCGGACTAGGACGCCATTTTCATGTTGGACTTACAGCGACAGACGACTCAGAGATGGGTACAATTGGTTGTCTTTTGCACCTACATCTGAGTCGGATCTTTACAGTTTAGACATGTTTCGATTTGTTTTGATGTATTTAGCGCTGCTCTTATATGTTC
This window of the Primulina tabacum isolate GXHZ01 chromosome 4, ASM2559414v2, whole genome shotgun sequence genome carries:
- the LOC142541291 gene encoding uncharacterized protein LOC142541291: MEADFWRRKAACHWLEDGERNTKLFHNMVKKKRVANKIFRIWDNGVCLTSPELIQQSGASFFQHLLTGDPSALASPDFSGFPSVISAVENEGIVVTPSLEEVRATVFSIHPDSVAGPDGFSSAFFQHCWEIVHQDVFDAVLDFFRGSPLPQGFTATTITLIPKVAGAHAWSDFRPISLCNVTNKIISKLLYSRLRVVAERLISPNQSGFVPGRMISDNILLAQELTHSLTLPTRGGNVILKLDMAKAYDRVQWPFLFEVLRHFGFSERVVEMVSACISHCHFSVNINGSLSGFFGSTRGLRQGDPLSPMLFILGAEYLSRGLDRLYLQHPELRYRSGCDILISHLAYADDVIIFANGGSRSLRRLMGLLHHYENCSGQLVNAVKSSVILPPRCSERLRSRILRITRFAEGHLPLKYLGVPLFRGNRVCSLFEHLLQSVRRKLEGWEIRTLSPSSRITLIRSVLLSMPIYLFQVVQPPLAVMEKLELVFNAFLWGSRTLEKKWHWAKWSRACLPVMEGGLGFRRLKDLVDSFSIKLWFRFRQGSSLWARFLLRKYCQMDAPASVLPRGLISPTWRRLLRIRPRAEPGIRWRVGLGDVSFWDDIWFGDTALSSQCEVRGGRDVRVFHFLSEGAWDFDLLCAVVAPSVAEAITLTPIAFGQPDLALWIHSSDGAFSIRSAWELVRLRDPVSDILTPCWGRWLRPTMSFFLWRFWHQWLPLDDMLQRRGFELASRCQCCDMSETFTHVFIDGPIARYVWHFFGAIFRVRIPCTGDLRLFLSAWKRNLHWAPGGHVKEFLPFIVLWFLWMARNDAKHRQLRISGETVKSQILSYLRLAHAAFIVKPKHWLGAFEAARSLGIFVAFQRTHRLAIVRWLCPPPGCFKLNVDGSSRGNPGESSVGGVVRDSSGRVVLSFSEFIGVGTNVRAELWAVWRGLLICSDLGLFPLWVETDSQISLQILRSRRCHWDLHHTVTRILFLLRGRAVHFSHIFREGNSVADALAARAHTIRVLSLWSALFLWIWVDSRTFSIAAFIWTTLFSGGRSLQASPWPPLSIFCVLLPGFMVALDDLSQWFLWPRAPFMSGFICSLLLLRALVALHVISWLPLISTFQSRLDL